A genomic stretch from Bacillus sp. N1-1 includes:
- the dhaK gene encoding dihydroxyacetone kinase subunit DhaK yields MKKIINQPDDVVSQMLDGMVKAHPESYERLEGTTVLVRKNLSENKVGIVSGGGSGHEPAHAGFIGEGMLDAAVSGEVFTSPTPDQMLEAIKAVDQGKGVLLITKNYTGDVMNFEMAAEMAEDEGISVEQVIVNDDVAVEGSTHTTGRRGVAGTIFVHKIAGAAAQEGKTLKEVKALADEVVQNVRSMGAALHPAQVPGSGNPGFDIEENQMELGIGIHGEPGMETIGLISADELAERLVEEVLPELELKKGDETAVIVNGMGATPLMELYILNNRIQDLLNEKGIKSELTLVGNYMTALEMTGASLTVLKLTNELKKYVTNPCYTIAWTIND; encoded by the coding sequence ATGAAGAAAATAATCAATCAGCCAGACGACGTTGTAAGCCAAATGCTGGACGGAATGGTGAAAGCACATCCTGAATCCTATGAAAGACTGGAAGGCACGACGGTTCTTGTTAGAAAGAATCTATCGGAAAACAAAGTAGGTATTGTTAGCGGGGGAGGAAGTGGACATGAACCTGCACATGCTGGTTTCATTGGAGAAGGTATGCTTGATGCAGCTGTGAGCGGAGAAGTGTTTACGTCTCCTACTCCTGATCAAATGTTAGAAGCGATTAAGGCGGTTGACCAGGGGAAAGGCGTTCTTCTCATCACCAAAAACTACACAGGTGATGTGATGAATTTTGAAATGGCCGCCGAGATGGCAGAGGACGAAGGCATATCTGTCGAACAGGTGATTGTCAATGATGACGTTGCGGTAGAAGGTAGTACTCATACAACTGGTCGGAGAGGCGTAGCGGGCACTATTTTCGTTCATAAGATTGCAGGGGCAGCGGCGCAAGAAGGTAAAACACTGAAAGAAGTGAAAGCGCTCGCTGATGAAGTTGTTCAAAACGTGAGATCAATGGGGGCAGCACTTCATCCGGCCCAAGTTCCTGGCTCAGGAAATCCGGGGTTTGATATTGAAGAAAATCAAATGGAGCTTGGCATTGGGATTCATGGAGAACCTGGAATGGAAACAATCGGACTGATTTCGGCAGATGAATTAGCTGAGCGTCTTGTAGAAGAAGTGTTACCCGAACTAGAACTTAAAAAAGGCGATGAAACAGCGGTTATCGTGAATGGAATGGGCGCAACCCCCTTAATGGAGCTATACATTCTAAATAATCGTATACAGGATCTCTTAAATGAAAAAGGCATCAAATCGGAATTAACGTTAGTTGGTAACTATATGACTGCTCTTGAAATGACAGGTGCTTCTTTAACAGTCCTTAAGTTAACGAATGAACTAAAGAAATACGTGACAAACCCATGTTATACGATTGCATGGACGATAAACGACTAA
- the dhaL gene encoding dihydroxyacetone kinase subunit DhaL has protein sequence MFTAEMARQWIKESASKIESNKEQLTDLDQVLGDGDHGLNMTRGFNAAVEQLNGETDEPGKVLKGAGTSLLSKIGGASGPLYGTLFMKAGNQLEGTEVQLSDLSSGLRVGVDAMKKRGKAEREEKTMIDLLEPVIELMEEKGNELTPDHLIDKAKEALEHVKEYEAKKGRAAYYKEKSKGKQDAGAQSSYYVIESLAKVLDKDGEA, from the coding sequence ATGTTTACGGCAGAGATGGCTAGACAATGGATTAAAGAGTCTGCTAGTAAGATAGAATCGAATAAAGAACAACTAACTGATCTTGACCAGGTGCTTGGTGATGGAGATCACGGCCTTAACATGACAAGGGGCTTTAACGCAGCTGTCGAACAGCTGAATGGAGAGACGGATGAACCAGGGAAAGTGTTGAAGGGGGCTGGAACGAGCCTATTGTCAAAGATAGGTGGTGCTAGCGGGCCACTTTATGGAACTCTTTTCATGAAAGCGGGAAATCAGCTAGAAGGAACAGAGGTTCAGCTGAGCGATCTTTCTTCAGGTCTTCGAGTTGGCGTGGATGCCATGAAGAAACGAGGTAAGGCTGAGCGAGAGGAAAAGACGATGATCGACTTACTTGAACCTGTGATTGAGTTAATGGAAGAGAAGGGAAATGAGCTTACACCTGATCATTTGATCGACAAAGCGAAAGAAGCGCTTGAGCATGTCAAAGAGTATGAAGCTAAGAAAGGGAGAGCGGCTTACTACAAAGAAAAATCAAAAGGGAAACAGGATGCGGGGGCGCAGTCTTCTTATTATGTAATAGAATCTCTTGCGAAAGTACTCGATAAGGATGGTGAAGCGTAG
- the dhaM gene encoding dihydroxyacetone kinase phosphoryl donor subunit DhaM — MVSLVLVSHSPDISKGLKKMLDEAQPEVTVLDAGGTDDGEMGTSAMRIQTAIEKADHGDGVVILVDFGSSVMNAEMAIDLIEGAHSVKIADAPLIEGAYSAVMEAGFGKSLDEVVESAVHAKDTKKVQ, encoded by the coding sequence GTGGTTAGTCTTGTTCTTGTGTCACATAGTCCTGATATTTCAAAGGGATTGAAAAAGATGCTTGATGAAGCTCAGCCTGAAGTTACTGTGCTCGATGCTGGGGGAACGGATGATGGTGAAATGGGAACGAGTGCGATGAGGATTCAAACCGCTATTGAAAAGGCGGATCATGGGGATGGCGTCGTCATTCTCGTGGATTTTGGAAGCTCAGTCATGAATGCAGAGATGGCGATCGATTTAATAGAGGGTGCTCATTCCGTCAAGATTGCGGATGCCCCATTAATTGAGGGCGCCTATAGTGCGGTGATGGAAGCGGGATTTGGCAAGTCACTAGATGAAGTGGTGGAATCAGCAGTTCATGCAAAAGATACGAAGAAAGTGCAGTGA
- a CDS encoding cytochrome P450: protein MTIKKSFPQPKTYGPLGSLPLIDKEKPIQSFMKLAKELGPIYQFQFPGRTSTFVSSASLVAEITDEKRFDKKVGPVLQKVRAFGGDGLFTSETNEQNWKKAHNILLPSFSQQAMKGYHNKMVDLATQLIQKWARLNPDEEIDVPEDMTRLTLDTIGLCGFDFRFNSFYRESNHQFVDAMVRALDEAMNQSQRLGVQDKLMVRSKKQFKDDIDYMFSLVDGLIADRKKNGDQGEDDLLAHMLKGKDPETGEPLDDENIRFQIITFLIAGHETTSGLLSFTLYYLMNNPDKLAKAQEEVDRVVGDAIPDYKQVKQLKYVRMILNESLRLWPTAPAFSLYAKEDTTLNGEYDVEKGDEFTLLLPELHRDKSIWGENVEEFVPERFEDPSSIPQHAYKPFGNGQRACIGQQFSLHEATLVLGMIIQHFDLIDHSNYQLDVKETLTLKPDGLKMKVKQRKESISFVTQTEPVEEEKKTAPAPVENAHGTPLLVLYGSNLGTAEGIARDLAETGRQQGFSSEVAPLNDYVNELPQDGAVLIVSASYNGNPPDNADEFVQWLDEMEDGAVNGVHYAVFGCGDRNWANTYQRIPSLIDEQLSKKGAQRISETGDGDASDDFEGDYEKWEATLWPNLAESMNIELNENNSENSAISMSFVSGVSDTPLARTHHAFTAIINRNVELQHTESGRSTRHIELMLPDGVTYQEGDHVGILPQNSDEMVNRVLERFSLNGHDHVLLTGDSGKAAHLPTDKPVKLQELLSSYVELQEPATRSQIRALAAHTVCPPHVVELEQLLEDDTYKKEVLEKRVTMLELVELYLACEIPFERFIALLPPLKARYYSISSSPLHKEREASMTVSVVRDTAWNGKGEYKGVASNYLATREFGDKVACFINTPQSNFQLPEDPETPMVLIGPGTGIAPFRGFIQARRELSKQGVELGAAHLYFGCRNPEHDYLYQEELEQAEKDGLVTLHTAFSRCPGQKKTYVQHLVSENAIDVIPLLKDGGRLYICGDGSHMAPEVEQTIITSYQSMYETTEQEAIQWLEELERDGRYAKDVWAGA, encoded by the coding sequence ATGACTATTAAGAAATCGTTCCCACAGCCAAAAACTTATGGACCTTTAGGAAGTCTTCCTCTTATTGATAAAGAAAAACCCATTCAATCGTTTATGAAACTTGCTAAAGAACTGGGGCCAATTTATCAGTTTCAATTTCCTGGACGCACCAGTACGTTTGTCTCTAGTGCATCCCTGGTTGCGGAAATAACAGATGAAAAGCGCTTCGACAAAAAAGTGGGACCAGTGCTTCAAAAAGTGCGCGCTTTTGGTGGAGATGGCTTATTCACAAGTGAGACGAACGAACAGAATTGGAAAAAAGCCCACAACATCCTCCTTCCAAGTTTTAGTCAACAAGCGATGAAAGGCTATCATAATAAAATGGTCGACCTTGCCACACAGCTTATTCAGAAATGGGCACGCCTTAACCCTGATGAAGAAATTGATGTTCCCGAAGATATGACGCGTCTAACTCTTGATACGATTGGCCTTTGTGGATTCGATTTTCGTTTTAACAGCTTTTACAGAGAATCCAACCATCAATTTGTTGATGCGATGGTCCGGGCTTTGGATGAAGCGATGAATCAATCACAGCGTCTTGGGGTTCAAGATAAACTGATGGTACGCTCAAAAAAACAATTTAAAGATGATATTGACTATATGTTTTCCCTTGTCGATGGCTTAATCGCAGACCGTAAGAAGAATGGTGATCAAGGCGAAGATGATCTTTTAGCCCATATGTTAAAAGGGAAAGACCCTGAAACGGGTGAACCGCTTGATGATGAAAATATCCGTTTCCAAATTATCACATTCTTAATCGCTGGACACGAAACGACTAGTGGATTGCTTTCATTTACACTTTACTATCTTATGAACAATCCAGATAAGCTTGCCAAAGCTCAAGAAGAAGTAGACCGTGTCGTTGGCGATGCTATTCCTGATTATAAGCAGGTGAAGCAACTCAAATATGTTCGAATGATTCTAAATGAATCCCTTCGGTTATGGCCAACCGCTCCTGCCTTTTCACTCTATGCGAAGGAAGATACAACATTGAATGGTGAATATGATGTAGAAAAAGGTGACGAGTTTACGCTCCTACTCCCAGAACTACATCGTGATAAATCCATTTGGGGTGAGAATGTGGAAGAATTCGTACCTGAACGCTTTGAAGACCCGTCTTCTATCCCACAACACGCTTATAAGCCGTTCGGAAATGGACAGCGCGCATGTATTGGGCAACAATTCTCACTACATGAAGCGACGCTCGTTCTCGGTATGATTATTCAGCACTTTGATCTAATCGATCATTCGAACTATCAGTTAGACGTTAAAGAAACCTTAACACTAAAACCAGATGGCCTAAAAATGAAAGTGAAGCAAAGGAAGGAATCGATTTCTTTTGTTACGCAAACTGAACCTGTTGAAGAAGAAAAGAAAACAGCACCGGCACCCGTCGAAAATGCCCACGGTACGCCTCTTCTTGTCCTATATGGTTCAAACCTTGGCACCGCTGAAGGAATTGCTCGAGACCTTGCTGAAACTGGTCGCCAACAGGGGTTTAGCTCTGAAGTTGCTCCTCTGAATGATTATGTGAATGAACTTCCTCAAGACGGAGCTGTTCTGATTGTTTCCGCTTCCTATAACGGAAACCCTCCAGACAATGCGGATGAATTCGTACAGTGGCTTGATGAGATGGAAGATGGAGCAGTAAACGGTGTCCATTATGCTGTATTTGGTTGTGGTGACCGCAACTGGGCTAACACGTATCAACGTATTCCGTCCCTAATTGATGAGCAGCTATCAAAGAAAGGTGCTCAACGAATTTCTGAAACTGGGGATGGCGATGCAAGCGATGACTTTGAAGGCGATTATGAGAAATGGGAAGCAACGCTATGGCCAAATCTCGCAGAATCGATGAATATCGAACTAAATGAAAACAACTCAGAAAATAGCGCCATTTCAATGAGCTTCGTAAGTGGCGTAAGTGATACGCCTCTCGCTAGAACACATCATGCGTTCACTGCGATTATTAATCGAAATGTTGAATTACAGCATACAGAGAGTGGAAGAAGCACGCGACACATTGAATTGATGTTACCTGACGGTGTGACCTATCAGGAAGGTGATCATGTCGGCATCCTTCCACAAAATAGTGATGAAATGGTCAATCGTGTTCTTGAACGCTTCTCGTTAAATGGTCATGATCACGTGCTACTGACTGGAGATTCTGGTAAAGCTGCGCATCTTCCTACTGACAAACCAGTGAAACTCCAGGAGCTTCTTTCTTCTTATGTAGAACTTCAAGAACCAGCAACTCGTTCTCAAATACGTGCTCTAGCTGCACATACCGTTTGCCCACCGCATGTTGTGGAGCTCGAGCAACTACTTGAAGATGACACATATAAAAAAGAAGTTCTTGAAAAACGCGTTACGATGCTTGAACTTGTTGAACTCTATCTGGCTTGTGAAATTCCATTTGAACGATTCATTGCACTGCTTCCACCATTGAAAGCCCGCTACTACTCCATTTCTAGTTCTCCGCTTCACAAAGAGCGAGAAGCGAGCATGACGGTTAGTGTCGTTCGAGACACGGCATGGAATGGTAAGGGAGAGTACAAAGGTGTTGCTTCTAACTACCTGGCAACGCGTGAATTTGGTGACAAAGTGGCCTGCTTCATTAATACACCACAGTCCAACTTCCAGCTTCCAGAAGATCCAGAAACACCAATGGTCTTAATTGGACCTGGAACAGGCATTGCACCATTTAGAGGGTTTATTCAAGCCCGTCGTGAATTAAGTAAGCAGGGCGTCGAGCTTGGTGCTGCTCACCTCTACTTCGGCTGCCGTAATCCTGAACATGATTATTTATATCAGGAAGAGCTTGAACAGGCTGAAAAAGATGGACTTGTTACCCTTCACACGGCATTTTCACGTTGCCCTGGACAGAAAAAAACGTATGTACAACATCTTGTATCCGAGAATGCTATCGATGTTATCCCACTTCTAAAAGATGGTGGACGCTTGTACATTTGCGGCGACGGTAGCCACATGGCTCCCGAAGTTGAGCAAACGATTATCACAAGCTATCAATCGATGTATGAAACAACAGAGCAAGAAGCAATTCAATGGCTAGAAGAACTTGAGCGAGACGGCCGATATGCGAAAGACGTATGGGCTGGCGCTTAA
- a CDS encoding TetR/AcrR family transcriptional regulator, which translates to MLVTIQTKRESIMTSALALFAERGFNATTVPMIATSANVGAGTIYRYFENKEVLVNTLFQDYVEKFTNTIKDQFPFHKPVRNQFHHIFKAMILFTNQNEHALYFIKKHSASHFLDQQSRTDFNQLLNLLRNFFDTGKQLAVIRNLPSEALIAIVYGAFLELQNLVRAGELDPDPELLSNIEESLWDSVRSHQ; encoded by the coding sequence ATGCTTGTGACAATTCAAACGAAACGAGAAAGCATTATGACAAGCGCTCTTGCTCTATTTGCGGAGCGAGGGTTTAATGCAACCACAGTTCCGATGATTGCCACTTCCGCAAATGTTGGAGCAGGCACCATCTATCGGTATTTTGAGAATAAAGAGGTTCTTGTTAACACTCTCTTTCAAGATTATGTTGAAAAATTTACAAACACGATTAAGGATCAATTTCCATTTCATAAGCCTGTTCGGAATCAGTTTCATCATATTTTTAAAGCGATGATTTTGTTTACAAACCAGAATGAACACGCGCTATATTTTATTAAAAAACATAGTGCTTCTCACTTTTTGGATCAACAAAGTCGGACTGATTTTAATCAATTGCTTAACTTATTAAGAAATTTCTTTGATACTGGTAAACAACTTGCTGTTATCCGAAACCTGCCTTCTGAAGCCCTTATCGCTATTGTATATGGCGCATTTCTTGAACTTCAGAACCTTGTAAGAGCAGGTGAGCTCGATCCAGATCCAGAGCTCCTTTCAAATATCGAAGAAAGCTTATGGGACTCAGTTAGATCCCATCAATGA
- a CDS encoding zinc-dependent alcohol dehydrogenase: MKAVTYQGKEKMVVKDVKAPSIQERTDMIVKITASGICGSDLHLYHGGIEPEQDYIVGHEPMGIVEEVGPDVKTLKKGDRVVIPFNIGCGECHFCKNQMESQCDESNPHGEVGGLFGFTEINGNYPGGQAEYLRVPYADFTSFKVPESSTLDDESVLFLSDVVPTAYWSVEHSGVKEGDTVIILGSGPIGLMAQKFAKLKGAKRVIAVDQVDHRLEHGKRTNHVDTYNFKQHDDIGALLYEETKGGADVVIDCVGMDGTVSPTESFGSEFDNQFGTISPILTASKSVRKFGTVQLTGVYGTEANRFPLGDFFTRNVSLKMGQAPVIHLMPKLYDMIENQEFDPKDIITHSMSIEDAAKGYNIFDKKEDGNIKVILKP, encoded by the coding sequence ATGAAAGCTGTTACTTATCAAGGTAAGGAAAAAATGGTCGTAAAGGATGTAAAAGCCCCATCTATTCAAGAACGTACTGATATGATTGTGAAAATTACCGCTAGCGGAATTTGTGGATCAGATTTGCATTTATATCATGGGGGAATTGAACCAGAACAAGATTACATCGTTGGCCATGAGCCAATGGGAATCGTTGAAGAAGTGGGGCCAGACGTGAAAACCTTAAAAAAAGGTGATCGAGTCGTCATTCCTTTTAATATCGGTTGTGGGGAATGCCACTTTTGCAAAAACCAAATGGAAAGTCAATGTGATGAATCGAACCCACATGGAGAAGTAGGTGGCTTATTTGGTTTTACTGAGATCAACGGAAATTACCCGGGTGGACAAGCTGAATACTTACGCGTGCCATATGCAGATTTCACTTCATTTAAAGTTCCAGAATCAAGCACACTTGATGATGAAAGTGTTCTTTTTCTCTCTGATGTTGTCCCTACAGCCTATTGGAGTGTCGAACATAGCGGCGTAAAAGAAGGCGATACTGTTATCATCCTAGGAAGTGGGCCAATCGGCTTAATGGCTCAAAAATTCGCCAAACTTAAAGGAGCTAAACGTGTCATTGCCGTAGATCAGGTAGACCATCGTCTCGAGCATGGTAAGCGCACCAACCACGTTGATACGTATAACTTTAAACAGCACGATGATATCGGTGCTCTTTTGTATGAAGAGACAAAAGGCGGCGCTGATGTTGTCATTGATTGTGTAGGAATGGACGGAACTGTCTCTCCAACCGAATCGTTTGGTTCTGAATTTGATAATCAATTTGGGACAATCAGCCCCATTTTAACTGCTTCTAAATCGGTTCGTAAGTTTGGGACCGTACAATTAACAGGTGTATATGGAACGGAAGCAAATCGTTTTCCACTTGGAGATTTCTTTACAAGAAACGTGTCGCTTAAAATGGGCCAAGCACCAGTCATTCACCTGATGCCTAAACTTTACGATATGATTGAAAATCAAGAATTTGATCCAAAAGATATTATTACCCATAGCATGTCCATTGAAGACGCCGCAAAAGGGTATAATATTTTCGATAAAAAAGAAGACGGCAATATTAAGGTTATTCTAAAACCATAA
- a CDS encoding site-2 protease family protein, whose amino-acid sequence MFTLSDIPMFFVNFFIILPIITLLHEAGHVLIARVFGGKIKFCIGTGKTVFHFGPLEVKKKYFMEGWCQYEDLTYNKTWAHVAIYAAGSLFNIIVILILNALIYADILPVDLFFYQFTYFSIYFIFFSLMPYRNDAGKPSDGMAIIDVIRYGKAQDPID is encoded by the coding sequence ATGTTTACTTTAAGCGATATTCCAATGTTCTTCGTGAACTTTTTTATCATATTACCAATCATCACCCTCCTACACGAAGCTGGACATGTTCTTATAGCAAGAGTTTTTGGAGGCAAAATCAAATTCTGTATCGGTACTGGGAAAACAGTTTTTCATTTCGGTCCTCTTGAAGTAAAAAAGAAATACTTTATGGAAGGCTGGTGTCAATACGAAGATTTAACCTATAACAAAACATGGGCTCACGTTGCAATTTATGCGGCTGGTAGTCTATTCAACATTATTGTTATTCTCATTCTAAACGCATTAATTTATGCTGACATTCTTCCAGTTGATCTTTTCTTCTATCAATTTACTTACTTCTCGATTTATTTTATTTTCTTCTCCCTTATGCCTTATCGAAATGATGCAGGTAAACCGAGTGATGGCATGGCAATTATTGATGTCATTCGATACGGAAAAGCGCAAGATCCAATCGACTAA
- a CDS encoding MBL fold metallo-hydrolase yields MYLRTFFDEKLAQYSYMIGCQRTGEALVIDPARDVTPYLETAKKEGFHLAAAAETHIHADFVSGARQLAEKHDVKLYLSDEGDQDWKYGYLDGLNVELVTDGSMIHVGNVELRVMHTPGHTPESISFVLTDRGGGSEVPMGIFTGDFVFVGDIGRPDLLEKAAGAVGTAETGAKSMFKSLQKLKELPEFITVWPGHGAGSACGKSLGAVPQSTVGYELRNNWALKEENEETFVKELLNEQPEAPTYFAVMKKVNKEGPNVLTGEELEKVESVDEVRALATNGKTTIVDTRPAQDFSDGHIDGAINLPFNKAFTNWSGWVLNYERDLLLIAEEDQKDEIVKALHSIGIDRIKAYAGSELLSQWDDLEGYSFVTTEELKDVYDKEDVYVVDIRKENEWNEGHIPGANHHMLGYLEDQAKDIPEDKTVVVHCQSGTRSAIGTSLLQSLGFKDILNYSGGFAEWEKDGDKIEK; encoded by the coding sequence ATGTATTTACGTACGTTTTTTGATGAAAAATTGGCACAGTATTCTTATATGATTGGCTGTCAACGAACTGGTGAAGCGCTTGTAATTGATCCAGCGCGAGACGTTACACCGTATTTAGAAACAGCGAAAAAGGAAGGCTTTCATTTAGCGGCAGCAGCAGAGACACACATTCATGCTGACTTTGTCTCAGGCGCAAGACAACTAGCTGAAAAGCATGACGTAAAGCTGTACTTATCCGATGAGGGAGATCAAGACTGGAAATATGGTTATCTCGATGGTTTGAATGTGGAACTTGTAACAGATGGTTCTATGATTCATGTAGGTAACGTTGAACTTCGTGTGATGCATACCCCTGGACATACCCCAGAAAGTATTTCGTTCGTTCTTACAGATCGTGGAGGCGGCTCTGAGGTACCAATGGGAATTTTCACAGGTGATTTTGTATTCGTAGGTGATATTGGTCGCCCGGATCTGCTTGAAAAAGCCGCCGGTGCTGTTGGTACAGCTGAAACGGGAGCAAAATCAATGTTCAAATCGCTACAAAAGTTGAAAGAGCTACCAGAATTTATAACAGTCTGGCCTGGTCATGGCGCAGGAAGTGCTTGTGGAAAGTCACTTGGTGCGGTTCCACAATCAACAGTTGGTTATGAACTTCGGAATAACTGGGCATTGAAGGAAGAAAATGAAGAGACGTTTGTGAAAGAACTATTAAATGAACAGCCTGAAGCTCCGACGTACTTTGCTGTGATGAAGAAAGTAAATAAAGAAGGTCCCAACGTCTTAACAGGTGAAGAACTTGAAAAGGTTGAGAGCGTTGATGAAGTTCGTGCGCTTGCAACAAATGGTAAGACCACAATTGTGGATACGCGACCAGCACAGGATTTCTCGGATGGCCATATTGATGGAGCGATTAACCTTCCATTCAATAAAGCATTTACGAACTGGTCAGGTTGGGTGCTAAACTATGAGCGCGACTTACTTCTCATTGCAGAGGAAGATCAAAAAGATGAAATTGTTAAGGCTTTGCATTCCATTGGAATTGATCGGATAAAAGCTTACGCTGGCTCTGAACTTCTTTCACAATGGGATGATCTTGAAGGCTATTCCTTTGTGACAACAGAAGAATTGAAAGATGTATATGACAAAGAAGATGTTTATGTTGTTGATATTAGAAAAGAAAATGAATGGAATGAAGGTCATATTCCTGGTGCAAATCATCATATGCTTGGTTATTTAGAAGATCAGGCGAAGGACATTCCAGAAGATAAAACAGTTGTAGTTCACTGTCAGTCTGGAACTCGTTCAGCAATCGGAACAAGCTTACTTCAGTCGCTTGGTTTCAAGGACATTTTGAACTATAGCGGTGGCTTTGCTGAATGGGAAAAAGACGGAGATAAAATCGAAAAATAA
- a CDS encoding MFS transporter, protein MDEKKFTKARWITIAATFLAFMGIGIVDPILPTIAEQIGANHWQVEMLFTAYILTMAIMMIPAGIFASRFGDKRMMVFGLFIVTVFALLCALSNGIASLSIFRAGWGFGNSMFFATAMTLLIALSNDPQKAVGYYEAAIGLGMAGGPLVGGVLGGYSWRFPFFATSILILAAFCLVLFFVFEPNGKQKRKPVGMSQLKGLFSYKPFLTSALAAMLYYYGFFVVLAYTPLIIGLSAIQIGFVFFGWGLMLAYGSAILSHQLEKKFLPKKILPYSLFIFALLLALLFLVTSTPLLITVVIVSGLASGLNNALFTSYVMEVSPYERSITSGGYNFLRWLGAAIAPVLSGLIGQGVSAHAPFLVAAVLSAGGIGLMLIKPKPATLETEMSA, encoded by the coding sequence ATGGATGAAAAAAAATTCACGAAAGCAAGATGGATAACAATCGCCGCTACCTTCCTTGCGTTTATGGGTATCGGAATTGTCGATCCGATTCTCCCAACAATTGCGGAACAGATCGGTGCGAACCACTGGCAAGTTGAAATGCTGTTCACTGCTTACATTTTGACAATGGCAATTATGATGATTCCAGCCGGTATTTTTGCAAGTCGATTTGGTGATAAGCGCATGATGGTATTTGGTTTATTTATCGTTACCGTCTTTGCACTGCTATGTGCTCTTTCAAATGGCATTGCAAGTTTATCTATTTTTAGAGCTGGATGGGGATTTGGTAATTCCATGTTCTTCGCGACAGCAATGACGCTCTTAATTGCCTTATCAAATGATCCACAAAAAGCCGTGGGATACTATGAAGCAGCCATTGGACTCGGAATGGCGGGTGGTCCACTTGTAGGTGGAGTTCTTGGTGGTTATTCATGGAGATTCCCTTTCTTTGCCACGTCGATCTTAATCCTAGCTGCATTTTGCCTTGTTCTCTTCTTTGTGTTTGAACCAAACGGTAAACAAAAACGAAAGCCTGTTGGAATGAGCCAGCTAAAAGGACTTTTTTCATACAAGCCATTCCTAACGTCCGCTCTTGCAGCGATGCTCTATTATTATGGATTTTTCGTAGTGTTGGCTTATACGCCACTGATTATTGGACTTAGTGCGATTCAAATTGGATTTGTCTTCTTTGGATGGGGATTAATGCTTGCGTACGGTTCAGCGATTCTAAGTCACCAACTTGAGAAGAAGTTTCTACCGAAGAAGATCCTTCCATATAGCTTATTTATATTTGCTCTCTTACTAGCCTTACTGTTTCTTGTTACATCGACACCACTTCTGATTACTGTGGTTATTGTGTCTGGACTTGCTTCAGGACTCAACAATGCCCTCTTTACAAGCTACGTTATGGAGGTTTCTCCATATGAAAGAAGCATTACGTCGGGAGGATACAATTTCCTCCGCTGGCTCGGTGCTGCAATTGCCCCAGTTCTTTCTGGTTTGATCGGCCAGGGAGTCTCAGCTCACGCACCGTTCCTAGTTGCAGCTGTCCTTAGTGCTGGAGGAATCGGATTAATGCTAATAAAGCCTAAACCGGCTACGTTAGAAACTGAAATGAGTGCATAA
- a CDS encoding TetR/AcrR family transcriptional regulator: MREKEDPRVTRTRQLLQDAFIQLMSEKEYEKITISNITKEATVNRATFYLHYQDKEELLLQTVDEMLHQLFGEALTIPPGNLPIDELQRYIAVHIFSSIAEYDKFFHVMLIKKGMPNFLDQMRDFFFDFYDNRIAKGRFDPLPLPSEVIASYIASAYTGMISWWLENDMPYTPEEMAEQMIQLNQKGPTGILKMHVRKQNER, from the coding sequence ATGAGAGAGAAAGAAGATCCGCGGGTAACACGAACGAGGCAGCTCTTGCAGGATGCGTTTATTCAGCTAATGTCAGAAAAAGAATATGAGAAAATCACGATCTCAAATATTACAAAAGAAGCAACGGTTAACCGAGCTACGTTCTATTTACACTATCAGGATAAAGAAGAATTATTGCTTCAAACGGTTGATGAAATGTTACATCAGCTGTTTGGAGAAGCGCTAACGATTCCACCAGGCAATTTGCCGATTGATGAACTGCAACGATATATCGCAGTGCACATTTTCTCAAGCATTGCGGAATACGATAAATTCTTTCACGTCATGTTAATTAAGAAAGGAATGCCTAATTTTCTCGATCAAATGCGCGATTTTTTCTTTGATTTCTATGATAATCGTATTGCAAAAGGAAGGTTTGATCCGCTTCCGTTACCTAGTGAAGTGATCGCAAGTTACATTGCTTCAGCCTATACAGGGATGATTTCATGGTGGCTTGAAAATGATATGCCATATACACCAGAAGAGATGGCGGAGCAAATGATCCAGCTGAATCAGAAGGGGCCAACGGGGATATTGAAGATGCATGTGAGGAAGCAAAATGAACGATAG